Proteins co-encoded in one Pseudopipra pipra isolate bDixPip1 chromosome 12, bDixPip1.hap1, whole genome shotgun sequence genomic window:
- the NEDD4 gene encoding E3 ubiquitin-protein ligase NEDD4 isoform X3, translated as MARRLRLHFATQRSNTDPLSETSEDVLDSNSCIYFKKSQNSAPNVTQVKLTPRRVAYAPVVQQVINQEKKPTISSLQIKKSSSLHISLQSRKHSGCSRFGDALAAGEDTPFIGIDNEGNCARIVVDHRSNDSLLSSAALCKGSLSSIAASDSGSFSSAGSDYGSCASTTSDGGSYSNSVISDSGSGTLWTSDSTFCSGVVHGDSSYRSTANKCNPYMSTSSQETLCRSSTTFDQDALSVRKKSKIPLRRCSSLVIFPRSPSSTPPASPVSSGQLPHRGMYQTSHRLVISPSELAQKEDPTTSKGFLSTAVNGLKLSKTVCSSGEVRDIRPLYLNASLQDKSQTLSGSEQTACEEVSDGFSCTSVHLNQRPFASSSETVNGCCSPELNLNSGAKYPHLKLERSTSACLPSKIDSEYQISINELERPNVQMSKTHHVLQRSVSLEGSRQKVSCCLTSLKYKCHSARTSQLHIQFKPGNEGKTTGVKKRYGTSKKEMSSTSLWRPLKTRDDFLGQVDIPLYQLPTENPSMERPYTFKDFVLHPRSHKSRVKGHLRLKMTYLPKNNGSEEETTEQAEELEPGWIILDQPDAASQPQQQQQESPPLPAGWEERQDILGRTYYVNHEFRRTQWKRPTAQDNVAVADMGSVQLEAQHVFTHRRQISEETENVDNRDSPESWEIITEDEATMYSSQNLQIPLSQSSCDIQTHLAEELSNRLTTSGSSATGQSAAYTNHSGRRGSLQTYRLEEQPAHPVLLPTSSGLPPGWEERQDDKGRSYYIDHNSRTTTWIKPVVQIATETSQVSAAQSISIGRQPQATSSDSAQQSSQQQPEVEQGFLPKGWEVRHAPNGRPFFIDHNTKTTTWEDPRLKIPAHPRRKTSLDPVDLGPLPPGWEERTHTDGRIFFINHNTKRTQWEDPRLQNVAITGPAVPYSRDYKRKYEFFRKKLKKQSDIPNRFEMKIHRTTILEDSYRRIIAVKRADFLKARLWIEFDGEKGLDYGGVAREWFFLLSKEMFNPYYGLFEYSATDNYTLQINPNSGLCNEDHLSYFKFIGRVAGMAVYHGKLLDAFFIRPFYKMMLQKPITLHDMESVDSEYYNSLRWILENDPTELDLRFIVDEELFGQTHQHELKSGGSEIVVTNKNKRDYIHLVIQWRFVSRVQKQMTAFKEGFFELIPQDLIKLFDENELELLMCGLGDVDVADWKLHTKYKNGYNINHQVIQWFWKEFGC; from the exons ATGGCACGGCGGTTAAGATTGCATTTTGCTACCCAAAGAAGCAACACAGATCCATTATCAGAAACCTCTGAAGATGTTTTGGACAGTAATAGTTGTATATACTTCAAAAAATCGCAGAATTCTGCACCTAATGTTACCCAAGTGAAGCTGACTCCCAGGCGAGTTGCTTATGCACCTGTAGTGCAACAAGTCATTAATCAGGAGAAAAAACCAACTATTTCTTCATTGCAAATAAAAAAGAGCAGTTCACTGCACATTTCCCTGCAGTCTAGAAAACACAGTGGATGTTCTCGGTTTGGTGATGCCTTAGCTGCTGGAGAAGACACCCCATTCATTGGAATTGATAATGAAGGGAACTGTGCTCGGATCGTGGTCGATCACCGATCTAATGACAGCCTCCTgagcagtgctgctctgtgcaAAGGCAGCCTCAGCAGTATTGCAGCAAGTGACAGCGGATCcttcagcagtgctggcagtgaCTATGGATCATGTGCAAGTACCACAAGTGATGGAGGTTCCTATAGTAACAGTGTCATCAGTGACAGTGGCAGTGGCACCCTTTGGACAAGTGACAGCACGTTCTGTAGTGGTGTTGTACATGGTGATTCTTCATATAGAAGCACTGCAAACAAATGTAACCCCTACATGAGTACCTCATCTCAGGAAACTCTGTGTAGAAGTAGCACTACTTTTGACCAAGATGCTTTGTCAGTGAGGAAGAAATCTAAAATTCCATTGCGGCGTTGTTCATCACTGGTTATTTTCCCTAGGAGTCCTTCCAGCACTCCTCCAGCTTCTCCAGTAAGCTCAGGTCAGCTACCACATAGAGGCATGTATCAAACATCTCATAGACTGGTTATTTCTCCTAGTGAACTGGCACAAAAAGAAGATCCAACCACTTCCAAGGGATTCCTTTCAACAGCAGTCAATGGACTTAAACTGTCTAAAACAGTTTGCTCTTCTGGCGAAGTCAGAGACATCCGACCCCTTTATTTGAATGCGTCATTACAGGACAAAAGTCAAACTTTGAGTGGTTCTGAGCAGACAGCTTGTGAAGAGGTGTCTGATGGCTTCTCATGCACTTCAGTTCATCTCAATCAAAGGCCATTTGCATCGAGCAGTGAAACGGTTAATGGCTGTTGCAGTCCAGAGTTAAATCTGAACTCCGGTGCAAAATACCCTCATTTAAAACTGGAACGTAGCACATCTGCATGTCTGCCCTCAAAAATAGATTCAGAATATCAGATTAGTATAAATGAACTAGAAAGACCGAACGTTCAGATGAGCAAAACTCACCATGTTTTGCAAAGAAGTGTTTCCTTGGAAGGATCACGTCAAAAAGTTTCTTGCTGCTTAACCAGCCTTAAATACAAGTGTCACAGTGCAAGGACGTCTCAGTTGCACATACAGTTCAAACCTGggaatgaaggaaaaacaactgGTGTTAAGAAAAGATATGGAACCTCTAAGAAGGAAATGTCTAGCACTTCTTTGTGGAGGCCCCTTAAG acTCGAGATGACTTTCTTGGACAAGTGGATATTCCTCTTTATCAGCTACCg ACAGAAAATCCAAGTATGGAGAGACCATATACATTTAAGGATTTTGTTCTTCATCCAAGAAG ccaTAAATCAAGAGTTAAAGGCCACCTTAGATTAAAAATGACTTACTTACCTAAAAACAACGGGTCGGAAGAAGAAACCACAGAACAGGCTGAAGAATTAGAG CCTGGATGGATTATATTGGACCAACCAGATGCTGCCAGCCAgccacaacagcagcagcaggaatctCCTCCACTGCCTGCAGGCTGGGAAGAAAGGCAGGACATCCTCGGCAGGACCTACTACGTCAATCATGAATTCAGAAGGACACAGTGGAAAAGACCAACTGCTCA GGACAATGTGGCTGTGGCAGATATGGGCAGTGTGCAGCTGGAGGCCCAGCACGTGTTCACTCACCGGCGACAGATATCAGAGGAGACAGAAAATGTGGACAACAGAGATTCCCCCGAG agctgGGAAATCATAACTGAAGACGAGGCAACAATGTATAGCAGTCAGAACCTTCAAATACCTCTCTCGCAGAGTAGTTGTGATATTCAGACTCATCTTGCAGAAGAATTGAGTAACAGACTTACTACCTCTGGAAGTTCAGCTACTGGCCAGTCAGCAGCCTAcact AACCATTCCGGCAGAAGAGGTAGTCTGCAAACATACAGACTTGAAGAGCAGCCTGCACATCCAGTG TTACTGCCTACTTCATCTGGATTACCCCCAGGCTGGGAAGAACGACAAGATGACAAAGGAAGATCATATTATATAGATCACAATTCTAGAACCACTACCTGGATAAAGCCAGTTGTACAG ATTGCTACAGAAACAAGTCAGGTGTCGGCTGCACAAAGTATCTCTATAGGAAGACAGCCACAAGCAACATCAAGTGACTCAGCACAACAGTCTTCTCAGCAGCAGCCTGAAGTGGAGCAAGGATTCCTCCCTAAAGGCTGGGAAGTCCGACATGCACCCAATGGGAGACCATTCTTTATTGACCACAATACCAAAACCACAACATGG gaaGATCCAAGACTGAAAATTCCTGCTCACCCGAGGAGAAAGACTTCCCTAGATCCAGTAGACCTGGGCCCATTACCA CCAGGGTGGGAAGAGAGAACTCACACGGATGGAAGAATATTCTTCATAAACCACA ATACAAAGAGAACACAATGGGAGGATCCCCGACTGCAGAATGTGGCTATAACTGGACCA GCCGTGCCTTACTCCAGGGACTATAAGCGGAAGTATGAattcttcagaaagaaattaaagaaacag AGTGATATTCCaaatagatttgaaatgaaaattcatCGCACAACAATCCTTGAAGATTCTTATAGAAGAATTATAGCTGTAAAGAGAGCAGATTTCCTTAAAGCAAGACTTTGGATTGAATTTGATGGGGAAAAAGGTTTAGACTATGGAGGAGTGGCCAGAGAATGGttcttccttctctctaaaGAAATGTTTAATCCTTATTATGGATTGTTCGAATATTCAGCTAC AGATAACTATACTCTGCAGATCAATCCAAACTCTGGACTTTGCAATGAAGATCATCTCTCTTATTTCAAGTTTATAGGTCGTGTGGCTGGCATGGCTGTTTACCATGGCAAACTTTTGGATG ccttttttATTCGTCCTTTTTACAAGATGATGCTTCAAAAACCAATAACACTACATGACATGGAGTCTGTG GATAGTGAATATTACAATTCTCTGAGATGGATTCTTGAAAATGATCCAACAGAACTGGACCTCAGATTTATAGTTGATGAAGAACTTTTTGGTCAG ACCCATCAACATGAACTGAAGAGTGGTGGATCAGAAATAGTTGTCACCAACAAGAACAAGAGAGACTACATTCA TCTTGTAATTCAGTGGAGATTCGTGAGCAGAGTACAGAAACAAATGACAGCCTTTAAAGAG GGCTTTTTTGAACTAATACCACAGGATCTGATTAAACTTTTTGATGAAAATGAGCTAGAG TTATTAATGTGTGGATTGGGAGATGTGGACGTGGCTGATTGGAAACTacatacaaaatacaaaaatggCTACAACATAAACCATCAAGTAATACAGTGGTTCTGGAAG GAATTTGGCTGCTAG